One stretch of Microcebus murinus isolate Inina chromosome 12, M.murinus_Inina_mat1.0, whole genome shotgun sequence DNA includes these proteins:
- the NINJ1 gene encoding ninjurin-1, translating into MDSGPEEYELNGDLRPGSPGSPDALPSRWGRRHQPINVNHYANKKSAAESMLDIALLMANASQLKAVVEQGPSFAFYVPLVVLISISLALQIGVGVLLIFLVKYDLNNPEKHAKLDFLNNLATGLVFIIVVVNIFITAFGVQKPIMDMAPQQ; encoded by the exons ATGGACTCGGGGCCCGAGGAGTACGAACTTAACGGCGACCTGCGCCCGGGCTCGCCCGGTTCCCCGGACGCCTTG CCGTCCCGCTGGGGCCGGAGGCACCAGCCCATCAACGTGAACCATTATGCCAACAAGAAGAGCGCGGCCGAGAGCATGCTGGACATCGCCCTGCTGATGGCCAACGCGTCCCAGCTGAAGGCTGTCGTGGAGCAGGGCCCCAGCTTCGCCTTCTATGTGCCCCTGGTGGTCCTCATCTCCATCTCCCTGGCGCTGCAGATTGGCGTGGGCGTGCTGCTCATCTTCCTCG TCAAGTACGACCTCAACAACCCGGAGAAGCACGCCAAGCTGGATTTCCTCAACAACCTGGCCACGGGCCTGGTGTTCATCATCGTGGTGGTCAACATCTTCATCACGGCCTTTGGGGTCCAGAAGCCCATCATGGACATGGCGCCCCAGCAGTAG